The following are from one region of the Planctomycetota bacterium genome:
- the bamA gene encoding outer membrane protein assembly factor BamA, which yields MKYNMLKWFWVCFFLVALALPFSRAEEKDEGKIIRKVEVIGLERHAQSEIATHIQSAENAPFSYKTFQEDIQRLNDTGIFSSINWEIMPMDDGVKIIIYVKENEIVENIYYDGFAHVNVKTLVNDLKLKTDGPFNEYYLLSDKKLLEEEYRKKGYHFAEVTVKKSKGLRGVLIIYSVREGPAVRVNRITITGNKSFPKRRVLLIFPKHPIMGKMRTKESHWYGSHYFVESEVFVDLSLIENFYRDEGWLDAAAFVGDMVFTEKKDRVNININIVEGARYFIRKIDVVGNASIPTGELLKDLTMKEGSAYRMEEVVRAIKVMRRRYGKLGMIDCMIEPRMHYPQEGTLDLTFHIDECGKKYLGKLNITGNHKTKDKVIRREFTIHPGELLDYEKVEASLDRVGATMFFQQVKPPEFDDGYGENVKDMNLEIEEGPTGSLNIGGGFSSNSGFGGMLSITQNNFDIARTPESVGQFFTGGSFAGGGQRFAITLRPGVKLTQFSIQFVEPYLFDKPLMLGANYSIWDRNWIDYSETRSTTGLSLDRRFKGGLIIGCDMNFQYIDISQVDDDASSIIQDLEGTDRANAIIPAITFDRRNFRLLPTKGYRLHLENSFTGGFMGGDFDFMKTVFRAESYFPIIEEQNKLICNMIFRLGRVVNTSDTEEVPFYEKFYAGGTDTVRGFDYRTISPKDPGDNDLSIGGLVYNVVNLEVTYPLYRGDETTKPFEIPRFVMFVDAGNVADKIQDLTADTYRVSWGFGFRMYLGGSVPINLFAGFPLKMEDGDDRDTIQFDIGFMY from the coding sequence ATGAAATATAATATGCTTAAATGGTTTTGGGTCTGCTTTTTCCTGGTTGCCTTAGCCCTGCCTTTTTCCCGGGCGGAGGAAAAGGATGAGGGTAAAATAATCAGGAAAGTGGAAGTCATCGGCCTGGAGCGCCATGCCCAATCCGAAATCGCCACCCATATCCAGTCCGCGGAAAACGCCCCCTTTTCCTATAAGACCTTCCAGGAAGATATCCAGCGCCTGAATGACACCGGCATCTTCAGTTCCATCAACTGGGAAATCATGCCCATGGATGACGGCGTAAAGATTATCATCTACGTCAAGGAAAACGAAATAGTCGAGAATATTTATTACGACGGCTTTGCCCACGTGAACGTCAAAACACTGGTGAATGATTTAAAGCTTAAGACAGACGGCCCTTTCAACGAGTATTATCTCCTGAGCGATAAGAAGCTCCTGGAAGAGGAATACCGGAAGAAAGGCTACCATTTCGCCGAGGTGACCGTTAAAAAATCCAAGGGCCTGCGCGGCGTCCTTATCATCTATTCCGTGCGCGAAGGGCCGGCCGTCCGGGTCAACCGGATAACCATCACCGGCAACAAGTCTTTCCCCAAAAGGCGCGTCCTGCTCATTTTCCCCAAGCACCCGATTATGGGCAAGATGCGGACCAAGGAAAGCCACTGGTATGGAAGCCATTATTTTGTGGAATCCGAGGTATTCGTCGACCTTTCGCTCATCGAGAATTTTTACCGCGACGAAGGCTGGCTGGATGCCGCCGCTTTTGTCGGCGATATGGTATTTACGGAAAAGAAGGACAGGGTGAATATCAATATTAATATCGTGGAAGGCGCCCGCTATTTTATCCGGAAAATAGACGTGGTCGGGAACGCGAGCATCCCGACCGGGGAGCTTTTAAAGGATTTGACGATGAAAGAAGGCTCGGCTTACCGGATGGAAGAGGTGGTCAGGGCAATCAAGGTGATGCGCCGCCGTTACGGGAAGCTGGGGATGATAGATTGCATGATAGAGCCGCGCATGCATTACCCGCAGGAAGGCACGCTGGATTTGACTTTCCATATTGACGAATGCGGCAAGAAATACCTGGGCAAACTTAATATTACCGGCAACCATAAAACCAAAGATAAGGTAATCCGCCGCGAGTTTACCATTCATCCGGGAGAGCTTTTGGATTATGAGAAGGTGGAAGCGAGCCTCGACCGGGTGGGCGCGACGATGTTTTTCCAGCAGGTAAAGCCGCCGGAGTTCGATGACGGTTACGGGGAAAACGTTAAAGACATGAACCTGGAAATAGAAGAGGGCCCCACGGGCAGCCTCAATATCGGCGGCGGTTTCAGCTCGAACAGCGGCTTCGGCGGGATGCTTTCCATTACGCAGAATAATTTCGATATTGCCCGGACGCCGGAAAGTGTCGGCCAGTTTTTCACGGGCGGCTCGTTTGCCGGGGGCGGTCAGCGGTTTGCGATTACCCTGCGCCCGGGAGTGAAGCTGACCCAATTCAGCATACAGTTTGTGGAACCGTACTTATTCGATAAGCCCCTGATGCTGGGCGCTAACTATTCGATATGGGACCGCAACTGGATAGATTATTCCGAAACGCGCTCGACGACCGGGCTGTCGCTCGACCGGCGCTTTAAAGGCGGGCTGATAATCGGGTGCGACATGAATTTCCAGTATATCGATATTTCCCAGGTGGATGACGATGCCTCTTCCATCATACAGGATTTGGAAGGGACGGACCGCGCGAATGCAATCATTCCTGCAATCACTTTTGACAGGCGTAATTTCCGGCTCCTGCCGACCAAGGGCTACCGCTTGCACCTGGAAAACTCTTTTACCGGCGGGTTTATGGGCGGTGATTTCGACTTCATGAAAACCGTCTTCCGGGCGGAAAGCTACTTCCCGATTATCGAGGAGCAGAATAAGCTTATCTGTAATATGATATTCAGGTTAGGGCGCGTTGTGAATACGTCCGATACGGAAGAAGTTCCGTTTTACGAAAAGTTCTATGCCGGCGGCACGGATACGGTCAGGGGTTTTGATTACCGGACCATCAGTCCCAAGGACCCCGGTGATAACGATTTATCGATTGGCGGGCTGGTTTATAACGTGGTAAACTTGGAGGTGACTTATCCTTTATACCGGGGTGATGAAACCACCAAGCCTTTTGAAATACCGCGCTTCGTGATGTTTGTCGATGCGGGCAATGTCGCCGATAAGATACAAGACCTGACCGCGGATACATACCGTGTTTCCTGGGGCTTTGGTTTCAGGATGTACCTGGGCGGTTCGGTCCCGATAAACCTTTTTGCCGGATTCCCCTTGAAGATGGAAGACGGCGACGATCGCGATACGATACAGTTTGATATCGGATTTATGTATTAA
- a CDS encoding OmpH family outer membrane protein, protein MKKLLAMALITLVIVAAGKLTWLSGQAAETPPVPPVPPVPAPAPAGIKIGVVNIFDVFSKFKKRDAYQKELSKEEAEEYRSWKKDYDDVIMENQKLMEENNDPNSDLWATLSSRIETLRMQKEQRIKLWRKRMNKKINTQMAQLYNEVRETIDAYGKEKGFALILKTEPDRIVNSNNQDEDAQMGINFRTVLFSQGAVDITADIIKKLNGE, encoded by the coding sequence ATGAAAAAGCTATTAGCAATGGCGTTGATAACCCTGGTGATAGTGGCAGCCGGTAAACTGACTTGGTTAAGCGGACAGGCAGCGGAAACCCCGCCGGTTCCGCCCGTGCCGCCGGTTCCCGCGCCAGCCCCGGCCGGGATTAAAATCGGGGTGGTTAATATTTTCGATGTGTTCAGCAAGTTCAAAAAACGCGATGCTTACCAGAAAGAACTAAGCAAGGAAGAAGCCGAAGAATACAGGAGCTGGAAAAAGGATTACGATGATGTCATAATGGAAAACCAGAAGTTGATGGAAGAAAACAACGACCCGAACAGCGATTTATGGGCGACCCTTTCCAGCCGCATAGAAACGCTCAGGATGCAGAAGGAACAGCGCATTAAGTTGTGGCGTAAACGGATGAACAAGAAAATCAATACCCAGATGGCGCAGCTTTATAATGAAGTCCGTGAAACCATAGATGCTTACGGCAAGGAAAAAGGTTTTGCGCTGATACTTAAAACAGAACCGGACCGCATCGTGAATTCCAATAACCAGGATGAAGACGCCCAGATGGGGATTAATTTCCGGACGGTTCTTTTCAGCCAGGGCGCCGTTGATATTACCGCCGATATCATTAAGAAACTTAACGGAGAATGA
- the lpxD gene encoding UDP-3-O-(3-hydroxymyristoyl)glucosamine N-acyltransferase, which yields MQVNVSQLARLVNGKVSGNGNAAISGFAGINEARKGDVTFIANDKYIGCLKATRASAVVVSAKLKAKTNIPLIRTKNPDFAFIKIAEYFSLNRAAFKPGIHRTVIVGANARISPSAAVQAYVTIGEGTRIGSRTEIYPNVYIGKNVTIGDNCLVYANVSIREGTVIGNNVIIHSGTVIGSDGFGYAQIGRRRYKIPQTGIVVIEDDVEIGANVTIDRARFDKTVIGKGTKIDNLVHIAHNVVIGEDSVLVAQVGISGSARLGKNVTMAGQSATVGHISIGDNVMVAGRSVVTKNIPSGAVISGFPAQLHKKQLKQEALIRRLPELYKSLKNRK from the coding sequence GTGCAGGTTAATGTTTCGCAATTAGCCCGTTTGGTTAACGGGAAGGTTTCCGGGAACGGGAATGCGGCGATAAGCGGGTTTGCCGGCATAAACGAAGCGCGCAAGGGCGATGTCACTTTTATCGCCAACGATAAATATATCGGATGCCTTAAAGCGACGAGGGCTTCGGCCGTGGTCGTTTCCGCCAAGCTTAAAGCCAAGACGAATATTCCTTTAATCCGCACGAAGAACCCGGATTTTGCATTTATTAAGATTGCGGAATATTTTAGTTTAAACCGGGCGGCCTTTAAGCCCGGCATCCACCGGACGGTGATTGTCGGGGCGAATGCCCGGATAAGCCCTTCGGCGGCCGTGCAGGCGTATGTCACAATCGGGGAAGGAACGAGAATCGGCAGCCGGACAGAAATATATCCGAATGTTTATATCGGCAAAAACGTAACCATCGGGGATAATTGCCTGGTTTACGCGAACGTATCCATACGGGAAGGAACCGTCATCGGCAACAATGTGATTATCCATAGCGGGACGGTCATCGGTTCGGACGGATTCGGTTACGCGCAAATCGGTCGGAGACGCTATAAAATTCCGCAGACGGGAATCGTGGTGATAGAAGACGACGTGGAAATCGGGGCGAATGTCACCATTGACCGGGCGCGGTTTGATAAAACAGTTATCGGGAAAGGAACCAAGATTGATAACCTGGTGCATATCGCACATAATGTGGTTATCGGAGAGGATTCCGTCTTGGTCGCCCAGGTGGGGATTTCCGGCAGTGCCCGCTTGGGAAAGAACGTTACCATGGCGGGTCAGTCGGCAACGGTCGGCCATATTTCCATCGGGGATAATGTGATGGTTGCCGGGCGGTCGGTGGTGACCAAGAATATTCCTTCGGGGGCGGTTATTTCCGGCTTCCCTGCGCAATTGCACAAGAAGCAATTGAAGCAGGAGGCGTTAATCAGAAGACTGCCCGAATTATATAAGTCCTTGAAAAACAGGAAGTAA
- the lpxC gene encoding UDP-3-O-[3-hydroxymyristoyl] N-acetylglucosamine deacetylase, translated as MMQSTIGKAVSFEGVGVFSGNKVKITLAPAAPDTGVVFIRSDLKDSPRIPATVDFAQTRYRHTCLVNNDASVETVEHLLASLHGFGIDNLEITIDAPELPVGDGSANEFIKLLQSAGKVMQDSARKEFALKAPVAIEKNGVSLVALPSDDKLTVDYTLKYDAPIIGTQNMRVSVNQDEFLREIAPARTFCLAEEIEQFNKMGLGKGGSYKNTLVVDKDKVVDNELRFPNEFVRHKILDLIGDLFLLNVSLKAHIIALKTGHEDNLNLVKALHGVINSIQPAYPAKRETLLDVREIQNILPHRYPFLLIDKVIKMEGYSRVVGLKNATANEHFFQGHFPGQPVMPAVLQLEAMAQLAGVLLLRRAGNEKKLGILMAIDGAKLRKSVVPGDQLFIEAETIRYKTRTAEVHGKILVDGELVSEADFKFMLVDKEN; from the coding sequence ATGATGCAGTCAACAATCGGAAAAGCGGTTTCGTTCGAAGGAGTGGGCGTATTTTCCGGGAACAAGGTCAAGATAACCCTTGCGCCGGCCGCTCCGGATACGGGCGTTGTTTTTATCCGAAGCGACCTGAAAGACAGCCCGCGCATCCCGGCGACGGTTGATTTTGCCCAGACCAGATATCGCCATACCTGCCTGGTAAACAATGACGCATCGGTTGAGACGGTCGAGCATTTACTTGCATCCTTGCACGGATTCGGGATTGATAATTTGGAAATAACCATAGACGCGCCTGAATTGCCGGTGGGCGACGGCAGTGCGAATGAATTCATTAAGCTCCTTCAATCGGCGGGTAAGGTCATGCAGGATTCTGCCAGGAAGGAATTTGCCCTTAAAGCGCCCGTGGCGATAGAAAAGAACGGGGTTTCTTTGGTGGCACTGCCTTCGGATGATAAGCTGACCGTTGATTATACTTTAAAATACGATGCGCCGATAATCGGGACGCAGAACATGAGGGTTTCTGTCAACCAGGACGAGTTCTTGAGGGAAATCGCGCCGGCAAGGACTTTTTGCCTGGCGGAAGAAATAGAACAGTTTAACAAAATGGGGCTGGGCAAGGGCGGCTCATATAAAAATACGTTGGTGGTGGATAAAGACAAGGTCGTGGATAACGAACTGCGTTTCCCCAACGAGTTTGTTCGCCATAAGATACTTGATTTAATCGGCGATTTATTTTTACTGAATGTTTCCCTTAAAGCGCACATCATTGCTTTGAAGACCGGGCATGAGGATAATCTTAACCTGGTAAAGGCGCTGCACGGCGTGATAAATTCAATCCAGCCCGCGTATCCGGCGAAAAGGGAAACGCTTTTGGACGTAAGGGAAATACAAAATATCTTGCCGCACCGCTATCCTTTTTTATTGATAGACAAAGTAATCAAGATGGAAGGATATTCGCGGGTGGTTGGCTTGAAGAACGCGACGGCAAACGAGCATTTTTTCCAGGGGCATTTCCCGGGGCAGCCGGTAATGCCGGCGGTTTTGCAGTTGGAGGCGATGGCGCAGCTTGCCGGGGTGCTTTTATTGCGCCGGGCGGGAAATGAGAAGAAACTCGGGATTCTGATGGCGATAGATGGCGCAAAACTGAGGAAATCGGTCGTTCCGGGTGACCAGCTGTTTATCGAGGCTGAAACTATCCGTTATAAGACAAGAACGGCGGAAGTCCACGGGAAAATATTGGTTGATGGCGAGCTCGTTTCCGAGGCTGATTTTAAGTTTATGCTGGTAGATAAGGAAAACTAA
- the lpxA gene encoding acyl-ACP--UDP-N-acetylglucosamine O-acyltransferase: MANIHSTAVVSPKAQLDPDVEIGAYAFIGDDVIIGAGTKIWNHVTITGHTTIGKNNKILPYAAIGLAPQDLTYKDEPTQVIIGDNNTIREFVTVNLGAVKGESKTVIGNNNLIMAYSHIAHDCILEDNIVMANSVQLAGHVKVEKCVSFSGLAGVHHFTTIGEYSFVGGVSRIVQDVPPFMMVHGNPARVRAVNIIGLERRGFSAEAVKAIKSAYKLIWHSKNTPMQAIRMLEKQKDNLPEVNTLIQFVKSAQKGVEGRAKELLRKKGF; encoded by the coding sequence ATGGCTAATATTCATTCTACCGCGGTTGTTTCTCCCAAGGCGCAACTGGATCCGGATGTGGAAATAGGCGCTTATGCCTTTATCGGGGACGATGTTATTATCGGAGCGGGTACGAAAATATGGAATCACGTAACCATTACCGGCCACACCACGATAGGCAAAAATAACAAGATTCTTCCTTACGCGGCAATCGGGCTGGCGCCGCAGGATTTGACTTATAAAGACGAGCCGACTCAGGTTATTATCGGGGACAACAATACCATCAGGGAATTCGTCACGGTTAATCTGGGGGCGGTAAAGGGGGAAAGCAAAACGGTTATCGGTAATAATAATCTTATCATGGCGTACAGTCATATCGCGCATGATTGCATTTTGGAAGACAATATCGTGATGGCCAATTCCGTCCAGCTGGCCGGGCATGTCAAGGTGGAGAAATGCGTTTCTTTCAGCGGGCTGGCCGGGGTGCATCATTTTACCACCATCGGGGAATATTCATTCGTCGGCGGGGTCAGCCGGATTGTGCAGGATGTCCCGCCTTTTATGATGGTGCACGGAAATCCGGCAAGGGTCCGGGCGGTGAATATTATCGGGCTGGAGCGGCGCGGCTTTTCCGCGGAAGCCGTTAAGGCAATCAAGAGTGCTTACAAGCTTATCTGGCATTCCAAAAATACGCCGATGCAGGCGATAAGAATGCTGGAAAAGCAGAAGGATAACCTGCCGGAAGTTAATACTTTGATTCAATTCGTGAAGAGCGCGCAAAAAGGGGTGGAAGGAAGAGCCAAGGAGCTGCTTCGTAAAAAAGGTTTTTAA
- a CDS encoding GDP-mannose 4,6-dehydratase encodes MNWKNKKVLVTGAGGFIGSHLVEELVKMGADVRCFIRYNSRGDWGQIEFLPERIKDHLEIIMGDLKDSDAVRKTAKKCDTIFHLGALIAIPYSYIHPLDFVQTNITGTVNLLNAALENKVEKFIHTSTSEVYGTAQYVPIDEAHPLRGQSPYSASKIGADKMAESYYRAFGLKVAVIRPFNAYGPRQSARAIIPTIITQALTKGMIHLGSLSPKRDFTYVGDTVNGFIKIAESEKSVGEVINIGSGKEISIGELADLIAKLSVRKIKVVFDDKRIRPPKSEVERLLADNNKAHDLINWEPTVSLEEGLKKTISWVRQNIKRYKCDLYNV; translated from the coding sequence ATGAATTGGAAAAACAAGAAAGTCTTGGTCACGGGCGCCGGAGGGTTTATCGGCAGCCACCTGGTTGAAGAGCTGGTTAAAATGGGTGCCGATGTCAGGTGCTTTATCCGTTATAATTCGCGCGGCGATTGGGGCCAGATAGAGTTTTTACCGGAAAGAATAAAAGACCACCTGGAAATTATCATGGGGGATTTGAAGGACAGCGATGCGGTCAGGAAAACCGCCAAGAAGTGTGATACGATTTTTCACCTGGGCGCGTTGATTGCCATTCCTTATTCATACATACATCCGCTGGATTTTGTACAGACCAATATAACAGGGACGGTAAATCTTTTGAACGCCGCGTTGGAAAATAAAGTGGAAAAGTTTATCCACACTTCAACCAGCGAAGTTTACGGGACGGCGCAATACGTGCCGATTGATGAAGCGCATCCTTTGCGGGGGCAATCCCCTTATTCGGCGAGCAAAATCGGCGCGGACAAGATGGCGGAAAGTTATTACCGGGCGTTTGGCTTAAAGGTGGCGGTTATCAGGCCGTTTAACGCCTACGGACCGAGACAGTCTGCCCGGGCGATTATCCCGACGATTATCACGCAAGCTTTGACAAAAGGTATGATTCACCTTGGTTCTTTATCCCCGAAAAGGGATTTTACTTATGTGGGCGATACGGTAAATGGTTTTATCAAGATTGCCGAATCGGAAAAATCCGTGGGTGAGGTGATTAATATCGGTTCAGGGAAGGAAATAAGCATCGGCGAACTGGCTGATTTGATAGCTAAATTAAGTGTCCGGAAGATAAAAGTGGTTTTCGATGATAAACGGATAAGACCGCCTAAAAGCGAGGTCGAAAGGCTTTTAGCGGATAATAATAAAGCGCATGATTTGATTAACTGGGAACCGACCGTTTCTTTGGAAGAGGGGTTAAAGAAAACAATAAGCTGGGTCAGGCAAAATATTAAGCGTTATAAATGTGATCTTTATAACGTGTAA
- a CDS encoding NTP transferase domain-containing protein, translating to MKRAVILAGGKGARLAPYSTVLPKPLMPIDSMPILEVVIRQLKFYGFTQLTIAVGHLAELIESFFGDGRKWGVKIDYSREDKPLGTAGPLSLVKNLKTPFLVMNGDLLTTLSYRDFMNCHTKSKAIATLGVFQRAVKIDLGVIKSDSKNIIREYIEKPSLEYDVSSGIYAFNPSVLKHIPKNRRLDLPDLVRNLIANKETVMAYKFKGYWLDIGRHDDYAQAAEEFSRNRRKFLRQ from the coding sequence ATGAAAAGAGCCGTAATTTTAGCCGGAGGAAAAGGCGCCAGGCTTGCGCCGTATTCCACCGTCCTTCCCAAGCCTTTGATGCCGATAGACAGCATGCCTATATTGGAAGTGGTTATCAGGCAACTTAAGTTTTACGGGTTTACCCAATTGACGATTGCCGTCGGGCATCTGGCCGAATTGATAGAATCATTTTTCGGAGACGGAAGAAAATGGGGTGTGAAGATCGATTATTCCAGGGAAGATAAGCCCCTGGGAACAGCCGGGCCTTTATCCTTGGTTAAGAATTTAAAGACGCCGTTTCTGGTGATGAACGGTGATTTGCTTACCACGCTAAGTTACAGGGATTTTATGAATTGCCATACCAAATCCAAGGCGATTGCCACACTAGGGGTTTTTCAGAGAGCGGTTAAGATAGATTTGGGGGTAATAAAAAGCGACAGCAAAAATATTATCAGGGAATATATAGAAAAGCCGTCCTTGGAATATGATGTCAGTTCTGGAATTTATGCCTTCAATCCGTCCGTCCTGAAGCACATCCCAAAAAACAGGCGATTGGATTTGCCGGATTTGGTTCGTAATCTGATCGCAAATAAAGAAACTGTGATGGCGTATAAATTCAAGGGGTATTGGCTGGATATCGGGCGCCATGATGATTACGCGCAGGCCGCGGAAGAATTCAGCAGGAACCGGCGCAAGTTTTTAAGACAATGA
- a CDS encoding GDP-mannose 4,6-dehydratase produces the protein MKKALITGVNGFSGIHLAEFLLGQKVSVCGIDISPKISHHYKIRTDIKYIKLDILDAKAVSKVIRDIKPDYIFHLAGLLKGDNLAEFLKVNVQGTQNILEAAYVVKSKVLISGSAAEYGIVSSKELPINEETPPRPIGFYGISKLAQTMLGYQYFITRGMPVCLTRVFNMTGPGEKQSMFCSSVAQQIKRIAERTAKPVIYVGNITPKRDFIDVRDVVRAYWAIINKGKIGRIYNICSGKAYAMKDIIKMMGKIARVKKLVIKPDPRKVRAIDIPVHKGDYSALRKDTGWKPAIKLEQTLKDILQFV, from the coding sequence ATGAAAAAAGCTTTAATCACAGGGGTAAACGGATTCAGCGGCATTCATCTGGCGGAGTTTCTTCTGGGTCAAAAGGTAAGTGTTTGCGGGATAGATATCTCTCCGAAGATTTCCCATCACTATAAAATCAGGACGGATATTAAATACATAAAGCTTGATATCCTTGATGCGAAGGCGGTATCAAAGGTAATCCGGGATATAAAACCGGATTATATTTTTCACTTGGCTGGTTTATTAAAGGGTGATAACCTTGCCGAGTTTTTAAAGGTGAACGTCCAAGGCACGCAAAATATCCTTGAAGCGGCATATGTCGTAAAATCAAAAGTCCTTATCAGCGGCTCGGCCGCTGAATACGGAATAGTTTCAAGCAAAGAGCTGCCTATTAATGAAGAAACGCCGCCGCGGCCCATCGGTTTTTACGGCATCAGCAAGCTGGCGCAGACGATGCTGGGATACCAGTATTTTATAACCAGAGGAATGCCGGTTTGTTTAACCAGGGTGTTTAATATGACCGGGCCTGGGGAAAAGCAATCGATGTTTTGCTCTTCCGTCGCACAACAGATTAAGCGCATTGCGGAGCGCACAGCAAAGCCGGTTATTTATGTCGGCAATATTACCCCGAAACGAGATTTTATTGATGTTCGTGATGTGGTTCGCGCGTATTGGGCGATTATTAACAAGGGAAAAATAGGCAGGATATATAATATTTGTTCAGGGAAAGCATACGCGATGAAAGATATTATAAAAATGATGGGGAAAATCGCCCGCGTGAAAAAGCTGGTTATAAAACCTGATCCGCGAAAGGTTCGCGCGATAGATATCCCGGTCCACAAGGGCGATTATTCGGCGCTCCGTAAAGATACCGGATGGAAGCCGGCAATCAAGCTTGAACAGACATTAAAAGATATTTTACAATTCGTATAA